A region of the Channa argus isolate prfri chromosome 3, Channa argus male v1.0, whole genome shotgun sequence genome:
CAAATGTATGGTAATGTAGTTATCACTAACATCGGCCAGCTGGTCATTTACAACGCCCAGGTGTGGGACACTGGCATCTACACCTGCATCGCCAGGAACTCTGCAGGAGTTCTCCGTGCAGACTATCCACTGTCTGTCATTCGCCGGGCTGACGATGATTTCTCTGAAGATCCCGAGATGCCCATGGGGCGACCTTTCTCACCAGCTGATTGCCTGGCAGAAATAGATTTGAGAGTGTGCAGTGACGAGCGTCATGTTGATTGGTATTACAACAGCAAGATGGGCTCCTGCATGGCCTTCAGCAACGGTGGATGTGACGACAGCCGCAATCGGTTTGAGACTTATGAGGAGTGCAAGGCCTCCTGTCAGAGAGAGGGGATGGGCATCTGCTCCCTGCCTGCAGTTCAGGGCCCATGCAAATCTTGGGAGGCTCGCTGGGCCTGGAATTCCATCATGAAACAGTGTCAGCCCTTTGCTTATGGTGGCTGTCATGGGAATTCCAACAACTTCCACACCAAAAAAGAATGTGAGGCAAACTGCCCACAGCCCAAAAGGAAACCTTGCAAGACCTGTCGGGTCAAGGGGAAAATGGTGCCCAGCTTGTGCCAGAGTGACTTTGCTATTGTGGGGCGGCTGACAGAGCTGGTTGAGGATCTGGACTCTGGGTTAGCTCGCTTTAGCTTGGAAGAGGTTCTGAGAGATGAGAAGATGGGACTGACTTTCTTCAATACCAAACACCTCGAGGTAACTATTGCCAAGATAGACTGGAGCTGCCCCTGTCCCAACATCACCATGGAAGAAAACCCGTTCCTAGTGATGGGTGTGGTGCAGGATGGCATGGCCATGATCCAGTCACACAGCTATGTCAGAACCATAACTGAACGCAGGCTCAAGAAGCTACGTGAGGCTGTCAACAAAAAAACCTGCCTGAAAATGTAGAAGTCCCAGGACTTGGACTTTGTTGTCCACTGAGGGCCTGTGGTCCAATCTAATTttagcactga
Encoded here:
- the wfikkn1 gene encoding WAP, Kazal, immunoglobulin, Kunitz and NTR domain-containing protein isoform X2; the protein is MSLQIREDRGVKDTSCYITPNTNKLGLGWTRAYVPLLQLLLLLVCDLPELSLCASLAESNVEHEGFCPNKLNANLWVDAQSTCERECDIDVDCADFEKCCTNVCGFNSCVAARFSDGTAAQPGGDAGGEGDDTPTSTATCEGFICSQQGATCDIWDGQPICKCQDRCEKEPNFTCASDGLTYFNRCYMDAEACIRGVTLTVVTCRFYLAGPQTSPLPQHTTAHPTQTSSQEDPMPPTLYSNPHHQSIYVGGTVNFHCDVIGVPRPDVTWEKQSERRERLVMRPDQMYGNVVITNIGQLVIYNAQVWDTGIYTCIARNSAGVLRADYPLSVIRRADDDFSEDPEMPMGRPFSPADCLAEIDLRVCSDERHVDWYYNSKMGSCMAFSNGGCDDSRNRFETYEECKASCQREGMGICSLPAVQGPCKSWEARWAWNSIMKQCQPFAYGGCHGNSNNFHTKKECEANCPQPKRKPCKTCRVKGKMVPSLCQSDFAIVGRLTELVEDLDSGLARFSLEEVLRDEKMGLTFFNTKHLEVTIAKIDWSCPCPNITMEENPFLVMGVVQDGMAMIQSHSYVRTITERRLKKLREAVNKKTCLKM
- the wfikkn1 gene encoding WAP, Kazal, immunoglobulin, Kunitz and NTR domain-containing protein isoform X1, which encodes MCEMSLQIREDRGLKDTSCYITPNTNKLGLGWTRAYVPLLQLLLLLVCDLPELSLCASLAESNVEHEGFCPNKLNANLWVDAQSTCERECDVDVDCADFEKCCTNVCGFNSCVAARFSDGTAAQPGGDAGGEGDDTPTSTATCEGFICSQQGATCDIWDGQPICKCQDRCEKEPNFTCASDGLTYFNRCYMDAEACIRGVTLTVVTCRFYLAGPQTSPLPQHTTAHPTQTSSQEDPMPPTLYSNPHHQSIYVGGTVNFHCDVIGVPRPDVTWEKQSERRERLVMRPDQMYGNVVITNIGQLVIYNAQVWDTGIYTCIARNSAGVLRADYPLSVIRRADDDFSEDPEMPMGRPFSPADCLAEIDLRVCSDERHVDWYYNSKMGSCMAFSNGGCDDSRNRFETYEECKASCQREGMGICSLPAVQGPCKSWEARWAWNSIMKQCQPFAYGGCHGNSNNFHTKKECEANCPQPKRKPCKTCRVKGKMVPSLCQSDFAIVGRLTELVEDLDSGLARFSLEEVLRDEKMGLTFFNTKHLEVTIAKIDWSCPCPNITMEENPFLVMGVVQDGMAMIQSHSYVRTITERRLKKLREAVNKKTCLKM